One segment of Variovorax sp. PAMC28562 DNA contains the following:
- a CDS encoding YbaB/EbfC family nucleoid-associated protein, producing MFNKGQLAGLMKQAQAMQDNLKKAQDELATIEVEGESGAGLVKVLMTCKHDVKRITIDPSLLADDKDMLEDLVAAAFNAAVRKAEEMSEQKMGKLTAGMPGLPPGMKLPF from the coding sequence ATGTTCAACAAAGGACAACTTGCCGGCCTCATGAAGCAGGCGCAGGCAATGCAGGACAACCTCAAGAAGGCACAAGACGAGCTCGCCACGATCGAGGTCGAAGGCGAGTCGGGCGCAGGCCTGGTCAAGGTGCTGATGACCTGCAAGCACGACGTGAAGCGCATCACCATCGACCCGAGCCTGCTGGCCGACGACAAGGACATGCTCGAGGACCTCGTGGCCGCTGCCTTCAACGCCGCGGTGCGCAAGGCGGAAGAGATGAGCGAGCAGAAGATGGGCAAGCTCACCGCCGGCATGCCCGGCCTGCCGCCCGGCATGAAGCTGCCGTTTTGA
- the trxA gene encoding thioredoxin TrxA, translating into MASDLIKHISDSSFEADVLKSGKPVLVDYWAEWCGPCKMIAPILDEVSATYEGKLQIAKMNVDENRDIPAKFGIRGIPTLMLFKDGQLAATKVGAMSKAQLTAFIDQQLA; encoded by the coding sequence ATGGCCAGCGACCTCATCAAACATATCTCCGATTCTTCGTTCGAAGCCGACGTGCTCAAGTCGGGCAAACCTGTGCTGGTGGACTACTGGGCGGAATGGTGCGGTCCGTGCAAGATGATCGCGCCCATTTTGGATGAGGTGTCCGCAACCTATGAAGGCAAGCTGCAGATCGCCAAGATGAATGTGGACGAGAACCGCGACATCCCCGCCAAATTCGGTATTCGTGGCATTCCGACGCTGATGCTGTTCAAAGACGGCCAACTCGCTGCGACCAAAGTCGGCGCCATGAGCAAAGCTCAATTGACCGCTTTCATCGATCAGCAACTGGCGTGA
- the rho gene encoding transcription termination factor Rho: MHLNELKALHVSEVLKQAEALEIENVGRMRKQELMFAIIKKRAKAGEQVFADGVLEILPDGFGFLRSPDTSFTASTDDIYISPSQVRRFNLHTGDMIEGEVRTPKDGERYFALTKLDKVNDGPPEQNKHKVMFENLTPLFPKEQMKLERDGVKGEENITGRIIDIIAPIGRGQRALLVAPPKSGKTVMMQHIAHAISANYPDVHMMVLLIDERPEEVTEMQRTVKGEVIASTFDEPAARHVHVAEMVIERAKRLVELKKDVVILLDSITRLARAYNNVVPSSGKVLTGGVDSNALQRPKRFLGAARNVEEGGSLTIIGTALIDTGSRMDEVIFEEFKGTGNSEIHLDRRLYEKRVFPSIQLNRSGTRREELLLAPEILQKTRILRQLMYNMDEIESMELMLKNMKATKSNVEFFDMMRRGG; the protein is encoded by the coding sequence ATGCACTTAAACGAACTCAAGGCACTCCACGTGTCTGAAGTCCTCAAGCAGGCCGAAGCCCTTGAGATCGAAAATGTCGGCCGCATGCGCAAGCAGGAGCTGATGTTCGCGATCATCAAGAAGCGCGCGAAGGCCGGCGAACAGGTTTTTGCCGACGGCGTCCTCGAAATCCTGCCCGACGGGTTCGGCTTCTTGCGAAGCCCGGACACCAGCTTCACCGCCAGCACCGACGACATCTACATCAGCCCGAGCCAGGTGCGGCGCTTCAACCTGCACACCGGCGACATGATCGAAGGCGAAGTGCGTACGCCCAAAGACGGCGAGCGTTACTTCGCGCTGACCAAGCTCGACAAGGTCAACGACGGCCCGCCGGAGCAAAACAAGCACAAGGTCATGTTCGAGAACTTGACGCCGCTGTTCCCCAAGGAACAGATGAAGCTCGAGCGAGACGGCGTCAAGGGCGAAGAGAACATCACCGGCCGCATCATCGACATCATCGCGCCCATCGGCCGCGGACAGCGTGCGTTGCTCGTGGCCCCGCCCAAGAGCGGCAAGACGGTGATGATGCAGCACATCGCGCACGCGATCAGCGCCAACTACCCGGACGTTCACATGATGGTGCTGCTCATCGACGAGCGCCCTGAAGAAGTGACCGAAATGCAGCGCACGGTGAAGGGCGAAGTCATTGCGTCGACCTTCGACGAACCGGCTGCGCGGCACGTGCACGTCGCCGAAATGGTGATCGAGCGCGCCAAGCGCCTGGTCGAACTCAAAAAGGATGTAGTGATCCTGCTGGACTCGATCACGCGCCTGGCACGTGCCTATAACAACGTCGTGCCGTCGTCGGGCAAGGTGCTCACCGGCGGTGTCGATTCGAACGCACTGCAACGGCCCAAGCGCTTCCTCGGCGCAGCGCGAAACGTCGAAGAAGGTGGGTCTCTGACGATCATCGGCACTGCGCTGATCGACACCGGCAGCCGCATGGACGAAGTGATTTTCGAAGAGTTCAAGGGCACCGGCAACTCCGAAATCCATCTCGACCGCCGTCTGTATGAAAAGCGCGTGTTCCCGTCGATTCAGCTGAACCGCAGCGGTACGCGACGCGAAGAACTGCTGCTCGCTCCCGAGATCCTTCAGAAGACGCGCATATTGCGTCAGCTCATGTACAACATGGACGAGATCGAGTCGATGGAGCTCATGTTGAAGAACATGAAGGCGACGAAGTCCAATGTCGAGTTTTTCGACATGATGCGTCGAGGCGGCTGA
- a CDS encoding TIGR03862 family flavoprotein: MSVEKNVVVIGGGPAGLMAAEVLSAAGAKVQLYDAMPSVGRKFLLAGKGGLNLTHSEPFNIFASRFGDRRAALQPMLDAFGPEQLRAWALGLGVETFVGTSGRVFPTSMKAAPLLRAWLHRLRAAGVQFHMRHRWLGWAGDENGLLRFATPGGETTVHADAVVLALGGASWSRLGSDGAWAPWLKELGVDVAPLLPSNCGFDIGWSEYFSTRFAGQPFKSVAIEFTDSQGRRFARKGEFVATATGIEGSLIYAASALLRDEIAKEGSATLTLDLLPDRTAGQVLAAVTHPRGARSLSSHLKSRLGLDGIKAGVLHEVMTREAMQVPEQLAAAIKAVPLRLVATRPIDEAISSAGGVRFDALDERLMVKALPGVFCAGEMLDWEAPTGGYLMTAAMASGAAAALGALVSHN, translated from the coding sequence ATGAGTGTTGAAAAAAATGTTGTCGTCATCGGTGGCGGCCCTGCAGGCTTGATGGCCGCCGAGGTATTGAGTGCAGCTGGTGCCAAAGTGCAGCTGTACGACGCGATGCCCTCGGTCGGTCGCAAGTTTCTGTTGGCGGGAAAGGGCGGTTTGAACCTGACCCACTCCGAGCCTTTCAACATTTTTGCGAGCCGCTTCGGTGATCGCCGCGCGGCGCTCCAACCGATGCTCGATGCGTTCGGGCCCGAGCAGTTGCGCGCGTGGGCGCTCGGTCTCGGCGTCGAGACTTTCGTCGGCACGTCGGGCCGTGTGTTTCCGACGAGCATGAAAGCCGCACCGCTGTTGCGCGCATGGCTGCATCGGTTGCGCGCTGCGGGCGTGCAGTTTCATATGCGACATCGCTGGCTGGGATGGGCCGGTGACGAAAACGGTTTGCTCCGCTTCGCAACGCCGGGCGGCGAAACCACCGTGCATGCCGATGCCGTGGTTCTGGCACTCGGCGGTGCGAGCTGGTCGCGACTGGGCTCCGATGGCGCTTGGGCGCCGTGGCTGAAAGAACTTGGTGTCGATGTCGCGCCGCTGTTGCCATCCAATTGCGGCTTCGATATTGGCTGGAGCGAGTATTTTTCGACGCGGTTCGCGGGACAGCCGTTCAAGTCGGTCGCGATCGAGTTCACGGATTCGCAAGGCCGACGCTTCGCCCGCAAAGGCGAATTCGTCGCGACTGCGACCGGCATCGAAGGCAGCCTGATCTATGCGGCTTCTGCGCTGCTGCGCGATGAAATCGCGAAGGAAGGGAGCGCCACGCTGACCCTGGATTTGCTTCCGGATCGCACGGCAGGCCAGGTGCTGGCTGCGGTAACGCATCCGCGTGGCGCACGGTCGCTCAGCAGCCATTTGAAAAGCCGCCTCGGCCTGGACGGCATCAAGGCTGGCGTACTGCATGAAGTGATGACGCGAGAAGCGATGCAGGTGCCCGAACAACTGGCCGCGGCGATCAAGGCCGTGCCATTGCGGCTGGTCGCCACTCGGCCCATCGACGAGGCGATCAGTAGCGCCGGCGGTGTGCGCTTCGATGCACTCGACGAGCGGCTGATGGTCAAGGCGCTGCCAGGCGTGTTTTGTGCTGGCGAGATGCTCGACTGGGAGGCACCGACGGGCGGCTACCTCATGACCGCGGCGATGGCGAGTGGCGCTGCCGCTGCGCTGGGCGCGTTGGTCAGTCACAACTAA
- the dnaX gene encoding DNA polymerase III subunit gamma/tau gives MSYLVLARKYRPRTFEEMVGQEHVVQALANALTTQRLHHAYLFTGTRGVGKTTVSRILAKSLNCQGPDGQGGITATPCGVCQACKDIDAGRFVDYTELDAASNRGVDEVQSLLEQSVYKPVQGRFKVFMIDEVHMLTNTAFNAMLKTLEEPPEYLKFVLATTDPQKVPVTVLSRCLQFNLRPMAPETILEHLTGVLQTEAVPAEVQALRLLARAARGSMRDALSLTDQAIAFGNGELLENGVRTMLGSVDRGHVFKLIEALATGDGKTVVDTSEALRRDGMSAASTLEEMTAVLQGMAVVQAVPSRAASTVNDATDPDAAETVRLAALMPPDETQLLYSLCLHGRGELGLAPDEYAALTMVLLRLLAFKPVEKKTLNEALPAERAASISNVATVDVVEATLAAARAFTSLPIRQMTEHPPASPPIASPAQNAIVAPPGQRLAVVTSSSRSDEERRPAASFDAMQGNGNGNGNGNENANVVAVPMRVQPPPSQRDTPRDDVNASSPPIPSSEDGDFWHATVGQMVAAEAVTALTRELALQSQLVARDVDQWLLRVERESLNQTSTRDKLQTALAVLGHGVAISIEIGVVIDSPARRNKQVAEARQRAAEEAINSDPDVQALMRDFDAKIVPGTLRPA, from the coding sequence ATGTCTTATCTCGTGCTCGCCCGCAAATACCGGCCCCGGACCTTCGAAGAAATGGTCGGCCAGGAGCATGTGGTGCAAGCGTTGGCCAATGCGCTGACGACACAGCGGTTGCATCACGCCTATCTGTTCACCGGCACCCGCGGCGTCGGCAAGACCACCGTGTCCCGCATCCTGGCCAAGTCGCTCAATTGCCAGGGGCCAGACGGGCAGGGTGGTATCACCGCGACGCCGTGCGGCGTGTGCCAGGCCTGCAAGGACATCGACGCCGGTCGCTTCGTCGACTACACCGAGCTCGATGCCGCGTCGAACCGTGGTGTCGACGAAGTCCAGTCGCTTCTCGAGCAGTCGGTCTACAAACCGGTGCAGGGTCGCTTCAAGGTCTTCATGATCGACGAAGTGCACATGCTGACCAACACCGCGTTCAACGCGATGCTCAAGACGCTCGAAGAGCCACCCGAATACCTCAAGTTCGTGCTTGCCACCACCGATCCGCAGAAAGTGCCGGTCACCGTGCTGTCGCGTTGCCTGCAGTTCAACCTGCGCCCGATGGCGCCCGAAACCATCCTGGAGCATCTGACCGGCGTGCTGCAAACCGAAGCGGTGCCGGCCGAAGTGCAGGCGTTGCGCTTGCTGGCCCGTGCCGCCCGTGGATCGATGCGCGATGCGCTGTCGCTCACCGATCAGGCGATCGCATTCGGCAACGGCGAGCTGCTCGAAAACGGCGTGCGCACGATGCTGGGCAGTGTCGACCGCGGCCATGTGTTCAAGCTGATCGAGGCGCTCGCTACGGGCGATGGCAAGACGGTGGTCGACACTTCGGAAGCGCTGCGCCGCGACGGCATGTCAGCCGCGTCCACGCTGGAAGAAATGACGGCGGTGCTGCAAGGCATGGCTGTCGTTCAAGCCGTTCCGTCGCGCGCCGCATCGACCGTAAACGATGCGACCGATCCGGATGCCGCCGAGACCGTGCGCCTCGCCGCGTTGATGCCGCCGGATGAAACGCAGTTGCTCTATAGCTTGTGCCTGCACGGTCGCGGCGAACTCGGGCTGGCGCCGGACGAATACGCGGCGCTCACGATGGTGCTGCTGCGCCTGTTGGCCTTCAAGCCTGTGGAAAAAAAAACTCTGAATGAAGCGTTGCCGGCAGAGCGTGCAGCTTCGATCTCCAATGTTGCGACCGTGGATGTTGTGGAGGCAACGCTAGCGGCAGCGCGGGCTTTCACATCGCTCCCGATACGGCAGATGACCGAGCACCCGCCTGCGTCACCCCCCATAGCCTCCCCCGCGCAGAACGCAATCGTGGCGCCCCCCGGTCAACGCCTGGCCGTCGTGACTTCGTCCTCGCGGAGCGATGAAGAACGAAGGCCCGCAGCGTCGTTCGACGCTATGCAGGGCAATGGCAATGGCAATGGCAATGGCAATGAAAACGCCAACGTCGTCGCAGTACCGATGCGGGTTCAGCCGCCACCGAGCCAGCGCGACACCCCGCGCGACGATGTCAATGCGTCGTCGCCACCGATCCCCTCCAGCGAAGACGGCGACTTCTGGCATGCCACGGTCGGGCAAATGGTCGCTGCCGAAGCCGTCACCGCATTGACCCGCGAGCTCGCACTGCAATCGCAACTGGTCGCGCGTGACGTCGACCAGTGGCTGCTGCGCGTCGAGCGCGAATCGCTCAACCAGACATCGACCCGCGACAAGCTGCAGACCGCACTGGCTGTGCTCGGCCACGGCGTGGCGATCTCCATCGAAATCGGCGTGGTGATCGACAGCCCCGCGCGCCGCAACAAACAGGTCGCGGAGGCGCGCCAGCGTGCCGCTGAAGAGGCGATCAACAGCGATCCGGATGTGCAGGCGCTGATGCGCGACTTCGACGCGAAAATCGTCCCCGGAACCTTGCGGCCGGCATAG
- a CDS encoding PD-(D/E)XK nuclease family protein, which yields MNDVHPIRALWCNASNGVIARISHHLASRQVHAARTVVLVPYAQLMGVARDMWAEVAGAGFAPRFETTRNWASDTGGFLPTGYDIAFDMARDLVTAQSLLMQAGFGNERLALSGRVVELAMQLAPLAAAELPQDRAVWSQRVDRVADAGHESEWFKIESALIRIAIVWAATSAYATDVLFSDAARKQVDALIVLDGYQADPLTQKLVALWGDSAVHMSLKHAPLSDARAEVPPAAALHVALDPEDEAALATACVLRHLAEGRAPVALIATDRALTRRIGAQLAAQGVPTHDETGWKLSTTRAAATLMSALRACAHDATSDQVLDWLKSAADTSAESPADSSMLQLMEARMRREGQRDWLAWCAHLARREREQDLALLTFTEAIEARRAPMARARPLGDWLRSLCEMLRAAGQWDALAADIAGAKVITALWLDDLSSDGGEFDGARHTLAEFTAWARDVLEDGSFKPATGGHAPQVVVLPLHQLLGRAFGAIVMPGCDDRRLPASPEPPGNWSKAQRAELGLPSREALEAAQRAAWVAALRNPSCELLWRQSDASGEPVRPSPLVQALQLDHAASVATDPRTVREVPLNPTLRPMPTGDRLPIENISTSVYEDLRRCPYRFFAMRQLGLRSADELDAEVDKRDFGNWLHAVLGHFHEALQKAPTSDLALRKSMLASAQKSATQEFGLSEAEFLPFAAAWPAVRDGYLSWLTKHEADGTVFVEAEPWKEQSLGNLKLVGRLDRIDRSPDGRAFVIDYKTESAAKSKDRIKDPTEDTQLAFYAALVADDTLRAAYVNVGEKSSGTQTVEQDEVVDARDALVAGLIHDFARIAEGAALPALGEGAVCDHCSARGLCRKDFWELAA from the coding sequence ATGAACGACGTCCATCCGATTCGGGCTTTGTGGTGCAACGCATCCAACGGTGTCATCGCTCGCATATCGCACCATCTGGCGAGCCGGCAAGTGCATGCGGCGCGCACGGTCGTGCTCGTGCCCTATGCGCAGCTCATGGGGGTCGCGCGCGATATGTGGGCGGAGGTTGCGGGTGCTGGATTCGCGCCACGCTTTGAGACCACCCGCAACTGGGCGAGCGACACCGGTGGCTTCTTGCCGACAGGCTACGACATTGCGTTCGACATGGCGCGCGATCTTGTCACGGCGCAATCGTTGTTGATGCAAGCTGGCTTCGGCAACGAGCGCCTTGCGCTCTCAGGCCGCGTCGTCGAACTCGCGATGCAGTTGGCACCGCTGGCTGCGGCCGAGTTGCCGCAAGACCGCGCTGTGTGGTCGCAACGTGTCGATCGTGTTGCCGATGCAGGTCACGAGTCCGAATGGTTCAAGATAGAAAGCGCGCTGATTCGCATCGCCATCGTCTGGGCGGCCACGTCGGCCTACGCAACCGATGTGCTGTTCAGCGATGCGGCACGCAAGCAGGTCGATGCGCTCATCGTTCTCGACGGTTATCAGGCCGATCCGTTGACTCAGAAGCTCGTCGCACTATGGGGCGACAGTGCTGTTCACATGTCACTGAAACACGCTCCGTTATCCGATGCGCGAGCAGAGGTGCCACCTGCAGCGGCGTTGCACGTCGCGCTCGACCCCGAAGACGAAGCAGCACTGGCCACCGCCTGCGTGTTGCGTCATCTGGCCGAAGGCCGCGCGCCCGTCGCATTGATCGCCACCGACCGCGCCTTGACGCGCCGTATCGGCGCCCAACTTGCTGCTCAGGGTGTGCCGACGCACGATGAAACCGGGTGGAAACTTTCCACCACGCGCGCTGCTGCGACGCTGATGAGCGCGCTGCGTGCCTGTGCACATGACGCGACGAGCGATCAGGTGCTCGACTGGCTCAAGAGCGCGGCCGACACGAGCGCGGAGTCGCCCGCAGACTCATCGATGCTGCAATTGATGGAGGCCAGGATGCGACGCGAAGGCCAGCGCGACTGGCTCGCTTGGTGTGCCCATCTGGCGCGCAGGGAACGCGAGCAGGATCTCGCTCTACTCACTTTCACCGAAGCCATCGAGGCGCGTCGCGCGCCGATGGCACGCGCCCGTCCGCTGGGCGATTGGCTCCGCAGCCTGTGTGAAATGTTGAGAGCAGCAGGGCAATGGGACGCACTCGCCGCCGACATCGCCGGCGCGAAGGTAATCACTGCTTTGTGGCTCGATGACTTAAGCAGCGACGGTGGCGAATTCGATGGCGCGCGGCACACGCTTGCCGAGTTCACCGCGTGGGCACGCGATGTTCTCGAAGATGGCAGCTTCAAGCCAGCGACCGGTGGGCATGCGCCGCAGGTCGTCGTGCTGCCGCTGCATCAACTGCTGGGCCGTGCATTCGGCGCCATCGTGATGCCGGGCTGCGACGATAGGCGCCTTCCCGCATCACCCGAACCACCGGGCAACTGGAGCAAAGCACAGCGCGCCGAACTCGGCTTGCCTTCACGCGAAGCACTCGAAGCGGCGCAACGTGCCGCATGGGTAGCTGCCCTTCGCAATCCGTCGTGCGAACTGTTGTGGCGCCAGTCGGATGCCAGCGGGGAGCCAGTGCGGCCCAGTCCGCTGGTGCAGGCCTTGCAGTTAGATCACGCTGCAAGCGTGGCAACCGATCCGCGCACCGTGCGTGAAGTGCCGTTGAACCCGACGCTGCGTCCGATGCCCACCGGCGACAGGTTGCCCATCGAAAACATCTCGACCAGCGTGTACGAAGACCTTCGCCGCTGCCCTTACCGCTTCTTTGCCATGCGGCAACTCGGCTTGCGCAGCGCCGACGAACTCGATGCCGAGGTCGACAAGCGCGACTTCGGCAACTGGCTGCATGCGGTGCTCGGGCACTTCCACGAAGCGCTGCAGAAGGCGCCGACAAGCGATCTCGCTTTGCGAAAGTCCATGCTCGCGTCGGCCCAGAAGAGCGCCACGCAGGAATTCGGCCTGTCGGAAGCGGAGTTCCTGCCCTTTGCCGCGGCATGGCCCGCCGTGCGTGATGGCTACCTGTCCTGGCTTACGAAGCACGAGGCCGACGGCACTGTCTTCGTCGAGGCTGAGCCTTGGAAGGAGCAGAGCCTGGGCAACCTCAAACTGGTCGGCCGCCTCGACCGAATCGATCGTTCACCCGACGGCCGAGCCTTTGTCATCGACTACAAAACCGAATCGGCCGCGAAGTCCAAAGATCGAATCAAAGATCCGACCGAAGACACGCAGCTCGCCTTCTACGCCGCACTGGTTGCCGACGACACATTGCGCGCGGCCTACGTCAACGTCGGCGAAAAGTCGTCGGGCACGCAGACTGTGGAGCAAGACGAAGTGGTCGACGCGCGCGATGCACTGGTGGCAGGGCTCATCCACGACTTCGCACGGATTGCCGAGGGCGCAGCGTTGCCTGCCCTTGGCGAAGGCGCGGTCTGCGATCACTGTTCGGCGCGCGGCCTCTGCCGCAAAGACTTCTGGGAGCTCGCGGCATGA
- a CDS encoding UvrD-helicase domain-containing protein produces MSAPAYGRNGKPVTREAFYAVACDPRRSVAVEACAGAGKTWMLVSRIVRALLEHGDGACEAHEILAITFTKKAAGEMRERLDQWLEDFAQRTPEELVGELIVRGVEPAEAAEAAPRLQSLYRRLLDGGRPVQFRTFHAWFAGLLRNAPLAVLRDLKLPANYELLEDDAEARAHTWRPFFEALTEDKDALADYYAVVATHGRSQATKALGEALTRRVEFALADAESSVQHFGTLYPALAGFDAPTHGLRGDFVRQQWLARAATLGREANKTPQKAAEVIVDVFGSSPLEDEALPGVLTRLRKAFFVATEDRLNKNLQKYAAAQEAEADLQLLCAAEAQHAAWLYQQRMTRLTRVLLASFAAVKRAHGWVDMNDVEQAAQMLLGESALSGWVQERLDARIAHLLIDEFQDTNPLQWHALYSWLSAYGGAVGRAPRVFIVGDPKQSIYRFRRAEPQVFIAAKAFVVDVLDGDRLDCDHTHRNAQGVVGLVNQAMGAAQEAGEFDGYRAHTTERRDDGEVLKLPPIGRDAVNGAAAAAPADDGMLHWRDSLTTPRVLPEEQLLQKECEQAARWIAQRIADGTPPKQIMVLARRRSRLAAMQDALRELHIPTQQPEKNELHDAPEVQDIVALVDVLVSPAHDLSLARALRSPLFGIGDDDLVQLALRQRAQPGMAWLALLMGDDLPAALAPLGERLQRWRTLLSTLPPHDALDAIYHDGDVLARFGAAAPAALRQTVLANLRGLLAASLEIDGARFATPYGLVRALRAGGVRAPAVTAPDAVRLLTVHGAKGLEADNVVLLDCDAAAPRSQTMGVLVEWKGGDSKPTRFVFTASEKSPPACATPLLEEEQRARHREELNGLYVATTRARERLVLSAVEPARQNEGSWWVRLERGCTPIEVDELLAMPMAAVGTVGSFTLKEAPIEHQVQANAAVATVKRVAAVDVRAAAFGEAMHRLLEWAVPGEPLRTAHVRAAAREFMLDAAQARDAASFAQRIRSGSGAWAWDERMIDWHGNEVTLVHEGEQLRIDRLVRHRETGAWWVLDYKSTAHPERDASLIAQMQRYRVAVQNANPGVTVRAAFLTGQGELVSLE; encoded by the coding sequence ATGAGCGCGCCTGCGTACGGGCGCAACGGCAAGCCCGTCACCCGCGAAGCCTTCTACGCGGTTGCCTGCGACCCGCGCCGCTCGGTCGCGGTCGAGGCATGCGCCGGTGCCGGCAAGACCTGGATGCTGGTGTCGCGCATTGTGCGTGCCCTGCTGGAGCACGGCGATGGCGCATGCGAAGCGCACGAGATCCTGGCCATCACTTTCACCAAAAAGGCGGCTGGAGAAATGCGCGAGCGGCTCGATCAGTGGCTCGAAGATTTCGCGCAGCGCACACCCGAAGAACTGGTGGGCGAACTGATCGTGCGCGGCGTCGAACCAGCCGAAGCTGCGGAGGCCGCGCCGCGCTTGCAAAGCCTCTATCGCCGATTGCTGGACGGCGGTCGACCGGTGCAATTCAGGACCTTCCATGCATGGTTTGCGGGCCTGTTGCGCAACGCGCCGCTGGCCGTGCTGCGCGACCTGAAGCTGCCTGCCAACTACGAGTTGCTCGAAGACGATGCAGAGGCGCGCGCCCACACCTGGCGGCCCTTCTTCGAAGCGTTGACCGAAGACAAAGACGCGCTCGCCGACTACTACGCGGTCGTCGCAACCCATGGCCGTTCGCAGGCCACGAAAGCGTTGGGCGAAGCGTTGACGCGGCGCGTGGAGTTCGCGCTGGCCGATGCTGAGTCTTCGGTGCAGCACTTCGGCACGCTGTACCCGGCGCTGGCCGGCTTCGATGCGCCGACACATGGCTTGCGTGGCGACTTCGTTCGGCAGCAGTGGTTGGCCCGCGCTGCCACGCTGGGCCGTGAAGCTAACAAGACTCCGCAGAAGGCCGCGGAAGTCATCGTCGATGTGTTCGGCTCGAGCCCACTTGAAGACGAAGCATTGCCAGGCGTACTGACACGCTTGCGCAAAGCATTCTTCGTCGCGACCGAAGACCGTCTCAACAAGAACTTGCAGAAGTACGCGGCTGCGCAAGAGGCAGAAGCCGATCTTCAGTTGTTGTGTGCCGCCGAGGCGCAACACGCCGCGTGGCTGTACCAACAGCGCATGACGCGGCTCACCCGCGTGCTGCTGGCCTCCTTTGCCGCGGTCAAGCGCGCGCATGGCTGGGTCGACATGAACGACGTCGAGCAGGCCGCGCAGATGCTGCTCGGCGAGTCGGCCTTGTCGGGCTGGGTACAGGAGCGTCTCGATGCACGCATCGCGCATTTGCTGATCGACGAGTTCCAGGACACCAACCCGCTGCAGTGGCACGCGCTCTACAGCTGGCTGAGCGCTTATGGCGGCGCGGTGGGCCGTGCGCCGCGCGTCTTTATCGTCGGTGATCCGAAGCAGAGCATCTATCGCTTTCGCCGCGCCGAGCCGCAAGTCTTTATCGCTGCCAAAGCATTCGTCGTCGACGTGCTGGACGGCGATCGGCTCGATTGCGATCACACGCATCGCAATGCGCAAGGAGTTGTAGGCCTCGTCAACCAGGCGATGGGCGCGGCGCAAGAGGCCGGTGAGTTCGATGGCTACCGCGCGCACACGACCGAGCGCCGCGACGATGGCGAAGTGCTCAAGCTGCCGCCGATCGGACGCGATGCGGTGAACGGTGCGGCCGCTGCGGCACCGGCCGACGACGGCATGCTGCATTGGCGCGACAGTCTCACGACCCCGCGGGTGCTGCCCGAAGAGCAACTTCTGCAAAAGGAGTGCGAGCAGGCCGCGCGCTGGATAGCGCAGCGCATCGCCGATGGCACGCCGCCGAAGCAAATCATGGTGCTGGCCCGTCGCCGCAGCCGGCTGGCTGCAATGCAGGATGCCCTGCGCGAGTTGCACATCCCGACCCAGCAGCCCGAGAAGAATGAACTGCACGATGCGCCCGAGGTGCAAGACATCGTCGCGCTGGTCGATGTGCTGGTTTCGCCGGCGCACGATCTTTCGTTGGCGCGCGCGCTCAGGTCGCCGCTGTTTGGCATCGGCGACGACGACCTGGTTCAACTGGCACTGCGGCAGCGCGCGCAGCCCGGTATGGCGTGGCTGGCGCTGCTCATGGGCGATGACTTGCCTGCTGCACTCGCACCACTCGGCGAGCGGCTGCAGCGCTGGCGGACTTTGCTGTCGACACTGCCGCCGCACGACGCGCTCGATGCGATCTATCACGACGGCGATGTGCTGGCCCGTTTCGGTGCCGCGGCACCGGCAGCGTTGCGCCAGACGGTGCTCGCCAACCTGCGCGGGCTGCTCGCAGCATCGCTTGAAATCGATGGCGCCCGGTTTGCCACGCCTTACGGATTGGTGCGTGCGCTGCGTGCCGGGGGCGTGCGTGCACCGGCCGTGACAGCGCCCGATGCGGTGAGGCTGCTGACCGTCCACGGCGCGAAGGGCCTCGAAGCCGACAACGTTGTCCTGCTCGACTGCGACGCCGCTGCGCCGCGCTCGCAAACGATGGGCGTCTTGGTCGAATGGAAGGGCGGCGACAGCAAGCCGACACGCTTCGTCTTCACGGCCAGTGAGAAGTCGCCGCCGGCCTGCGCGACCCCGTTGCTCGAAGAAGAGCAACGCGCACGGCATCGTGAAGAGCTGAATGGGCTCTATGTGGCGACCACGCGAGCCCGCGAACGCCTCGTGCTGTCGGCCGTCGAGCCGGCACGACAGAACGAAGGCAGCTGGTGGGTGCGTCTCGAACGCGGGTGCACGCCGATCGAGGTAGATGAGCTGCTGGCGATGCCGATGGCCGCTGTCGGTACGGTGGGCAGCTTCACGCTCAAAGAGGCTCCGATTGAACACCAGGTGCAGGCGAATGCGGCCGTCGCCACAGTCAAACGGGTTGCCGCTGTCGATGTGCGCGCCGCAGCGTTCGGCGAGGCGATGCATCGGCTGCTCGAGTGGGCCGTGCCCGGCGAGCCGCTGCGCACTGCCCACGTGAGAGCGGCAGCGCGCGAATTCATGCTCGACGCCGCGCAGGCACGTGACGCGGCCTCGTTCGCGCAACGCATCCGTTCTGGTTCGGGTGCGTGGGCATGGGACGAGCGCATGATCGACTGGCACGGCAACGAGGTCACTCTGGTCCATGAAGGCGAGCAATTGCGTATCGACCGACTGGTGCGCCATCGAGAAACCGGTGCCTGGTGGGTGCTCGACTACAAGTCCACGGCGCACCCCGAACGCGATGCCTCGCTCATCGCGCAGATGCAGCGCTACCGCGTTGCCGTGCAAAACGCCAACCCCGGTGTCACGGTACGCGCCGCGTTCCTCACCGGGCAGGGCGAACTGGTATCCCTTGAATGA